The Edaphobacter sp. 12200R-103 genome contains a region encoding:
- a CDS encoding phosphatidylinositol-specific phospholipase C1-like protein, producing MFRSLAVMCLAFAPSLLSAQTRKAQDETLHLNQIQVVGTHNSYNMGFAPSEGKYFEQHYPKAYRGVEYHHQTLTQQLNAGVRQLELDIVQDPKGGRFAHPKIVELTKEAGLPPDSDFDPKHEWLKPGFKTLHLGDLNQRSSCVLFTSCLKEIRTWSKGHKGHVPIFLLIEDKQGRLGPMQGAVTAEPWTAATWDAMDAEIRSVFKENEIITPDKVRGGAATLEEAVLAGRWPTLKEARGKVVFLLYNRSSAPAYLEGHAMMKGRVLFVNGRPGEPEAGFVEQDKGTADEIEALVKKGYLVRTRADFNTDQGRTNDTTRKDETLKSGAQMVSTDFPVSEPAPWTGYSVALPGGVAARCNPVNAPSGCKDAWVEGKER from the coding sequence ATGTTTCGTTCCCTGGCTGTGATGTGTCTTGCGTTCGCTCCGTCTCTGTTATCTGCGCAGACCCGAAAGGCGCAGGATGAGACTCTTCATCTCAACCAGATTCAGGTCGTCGGAACCCACAACAGCTACAACATGGGCTTCGCGCCCAGCGAGGGGAAGTACTTCGAGCAGCACTATCCCAAGGCATATCGCGGCGTGGAGTACCACCATCAGACGTTGACACAGCAGCTGAACGCAGGCGTGCGGCAGCTGGAGCTGGATATCGTGCAGGACCCCAAAGGCGGACGCTTTGCACATCCGAAGATCGTCGAGCTGACGAAGGAAGCGGGGCTTCCGCCAGATTCGGACTTCGATCCGAAGCACGAGTGGCTGAAGCCGGGCTTCAAGACGTTGCACCTGGGCGACCTGAACCAGAGGAGCAGCTGTGTTTTATTCACCTCGTGCCTGAAGGAGATTCGCACCTGGTCGAAGGGGCACAAAGGGCATGTGCCGATTTTTCTGCTGATCGAGGACAAGCAGGGCCGGCTGGGCCCTATGCAGGGCGCGGTGACCGCGGAGCCGTGGACCGCGGCCACGTGGGACGCGATGGATGCGGAGATCCGCTCGGTCTTCAAGGAGAACGAGATCATCACTCCCGACAAGGTGCGTGGAGGCGCGGCGACGCTGGAAGAAGCCGTACTGGCTGGCAGGTGGCCGACGCTGAAAGAGGCCCGAGGCAAGGTGGTCTTCCTGCTCTACAACCGCAGCTCGGCTCCGGCGTATCTTGAGGGCCACGCCATGATGAAGGGCCGCGTGCTCTTCGTGAACGGCCGGCCGGGAGAGCCGGAGGCTGGCTTCGTCGAGCAGGACAAGGGAACGGCGGACGAGATTGAGGCGCTCGTGAAGAAGGGTTACCTGGTGCGGACGCGGGCGGACTTCAACACCGACCAGGGCCGCACCAACGACACCACCCGCAAGGACGAGACGCTGAAGAGCGGAGCCCAGATGGTGAGCACGGACTTTCCGGTGAGCGAGCCTGCTCCATGGACCGGCTATTCCGTAGCGCTGCCGGGTGGCGTGGCGGCACGGTGCAATCCAGTGAATGCTCCGAGCGGATGCAAGGATGCGTGGGTGGAGGGCAAGGAGCGTTGA
- a CDS encoding tachylectin-related carbohydrate-binding protein gives MENTITITLNTLHCNREGQGSGGSSPYLWPAMLWVSKDTASVGVLGIYDGDSHTILKRGMKPGDTVDIPSKVGVMLRPFDDDLSNHVIIVTVALWQDNESPGYAVQAGYRSFLTSLRDGIASHLLQLNSDDPATVEQAETDIKTAVTAGVTQGIKNSLSTTDKIKIATGILTLDSPIDSTTTSFSNLVNTGFSLQIGGSLGGRLLFYRDYTRNGTGDVDTPKVIGLGGWAGFKFLFSGGDGIIYAVNPEGQLLFYRDATQDGTGDVNTPSVIGLGGWADFKFLFSGGNGIIYAVNQQGQLLFYRDYTRNGTGDVDTPQVIGQGGWDSFKFLFSGGDGIIYAVDQQGRLLFYRDTTQDGTGDVNTPSVIGLGGWQSFQFLFSGGDGIIYAVDQQGQLLFYRDYTRNGTGDVDTPQVIGLGGWKDFQFLFSGDNGIIYAAEKALTPKDSYEVTGTLGIAAVLCVDERAAVSTATADVQSAKQMVANLQQEFQNAPASQKPFLRQQIKDAEADEAAAEQRLSAAKQALSACLARSSPPRRHPLPISVG, from the coding sequence ATGGAAAACACCATTACGATCACTCTGAATACATTGCACTGCAACCGCGAGGGGCAGGGGTCGGGAGGCTCTTCGCCTTACCTCTGGCCTGCCATGCTGTGGGTCAGCAAAGACACAGCCAGCGTAGGGGTCCTCGGAATCTACGACGGTGACTCCCACACGATCCTGAAGCGAGGAATGAAGCCCGGCGATACCGTCGATATTCCCTCCAAGGTGGGGGTAATGCTACGGCCTTTTGACGATGATCTGTCGAACCACGTCATCATCGTCACGGTTGCGCTGTGGCAGGACAATGAGAGCCCCGGCTATGCCGTGCAGGCAGGATATCGCTCCTTCCTGACATCGCTGCGGGATGGGATTGCCAGCCATCTGCTGCAGTTGAACTCCGACGATCCCGCAACCGTGGAGCAGGCCGAGACCGATATCAAGACCGCCGTTACCGCGGGTGTGACCCAGGGGATCAAGAACAGCCTTTCGACCACGGACAAGATCAAGATTGCGACGGGGATTCTGACGCTGGACAGCCCGATCGACAGTACGACGACGTCATTCTCGAATCTCGTCAATACCGGTTTTTCGCTGCAGATTGGAGGCTCGCTGGGCGGCCGGCTGCTGTTCTATCGCGATTACACCCGCAATGGCACCGGAGATGTCGATACTCCGAAGGTGATCGGGCTTGGAGGCTGGGCGGGATTCAAGTTCCTGTTCTCAGGAGGAGACGGCATTATCTACGCGGTCAACCCGGAGGGGCAGCTCCTCTTCTACCGCGACGCGACCCAGGATGGGACGGGCGACGTGAACACGCCCAGCGTGATCGGGCTTGGCGGCTGGGCTGATTTCAAGTTCCTGTTCTCGGGCGGCAACGGAATCATCTACGCGGTCAATCAGCAGGGTCAGCTGCTGTTCTATCGCGATTACACTCGCAACGGCACGGGGGATGTAGATACCCCGCAGGTGATCGGGCAGGGAGGCTGGGACAGCTTCAAGTTTCTGTTTTCGGGCGGAGACGGCATTATCTATGCCGTGGATCAGCAGGGCCGCCTGCTGTTCTACCGGGATACAACGCAGGACGGCACCGGTGATGTGAACACGCCGAGCGTCATTGGTCTGGGCGGCTGGCAGAGCTTCCAGTTCCTCTTCTCCGGGGGAGATGGGATTATCTATGCGGTGGACCAGCAGGGGCAGCTGCTGTTTTATCGCGATTACACTCGCAACGGCACGGGGGACGTCGATACCCCGCAGGTGATCGGTCTGGGCGGATGGAAGGACTTCCAGTTTCTCTTCTCCGGCGACAACGGCATTATTTATGCGGCGGAGAAGGCTCTCACCCCGAAGGATTCCTACGAGGTGACGGGGACGTTAGGCATAGCCGCGGTTCTCTGTGTGGATGAGCGCGCTGCCGTGAGCACTGCAACGGCGGATGTGCAATCGGCCAAGCAGATGGTAGCGAACCTGCAGCAGGAGTTTCAGAACGCGCCTGCTTCCCAGAAACCGTTCCTGCGCCAGCAGATCAAGGACGCGGAGGCGGATGAGGCTGCGGCGGAGCAGCG